Proteins encoded within one genomic window of Mya arenaria isolate MELC-2E11 chromosome 13, ASM2691426v1:
- the LOC128214403 gene encoding ATP synthase mitochondrial F1 complex assembly factor 1-like isoform X2, which yields MSEKYDTSMLPQVEALRVCLSCWRRVPSVLSRHIHHQRFPNSSPLTCSGQCGYRWASLLQNSERHMSSSQGEKPDISSNPFFDKYKKKLKTLQKEEPEVFESRLDDLRKGPALDMAPPPEEVQTKTRDTTQAGTPEFTGPRSWPPKSLDEIMKVDMIKDLPVETIKTIWQEHHLKKDCIFSVVPKEEYDEIITKSKLNPAFLFPLPRGDGYEFFLCQFNGKNVFFTSLAMFQLIKENAPACLSVAHFPELKEEKGIALMAGEYDDKIIKKSEALNLVKQMSMFYGKSAGERYLLLRTFHANPGAFDHMQLIEEYKRNKDYLENNLY from the exons ATGTCTGAAAAATACGACACCTCCATGTTGCCACAAGTTGAGGCTTTGAGAGTGTGCCTGTCATGTTGGCGCCGAGTGCCATCAGTCCTGAGTCGCCACATACACCATCAGCGGTTTCCAAATAGCTCACCTCTCACATGTAGCGGACAGTGTGGTTACAGATGGGCAAG TCTTCTACAAAATAGTGAAAGACATATGTCTTCAAGTCAAGGAGAAAAACCAGACATCTCATCAAATCCTttctttgataaatataaaaagaaactgAAGACCTTGCAAAA GGAGGAACCAGAGGTGTTTGAGTCCAGACTAGATGACCTGAGAAAAGGCCCAGCTCTAGATATGGCCCCACCCCCTGAGGAAGTACAAACTAAAACAAGGGACACAACCCAAGCAGGGACTCCTGAGTTTACTGGACCCCGGTCTTGGCCTCCAAAG AGCTTGGATGAAATCATGAAAGTCGATATGATTAAAGATTTACCAGTAGAAACAATTAAAACT ATTTGGCAGGAGCATCACCTGAAAAAAGACTGCATATTCTCAGTAGTGCCA aaaGAAGAATATGATGAGATAATCACAAAATCTAAGCTCAATCCAGCA tttttatttccaCTGCCGAGAGGAGACGGTTATGAATTCTTCCTGTGTCAGTTTaatggaaaaaatgttttcttcacATCATTGGCTATGTTTCAG TTGATAAAGGAGAATGCCCCGGCCTGCCTGTCAGTTGCCCATTTCCCTGAACTGAAAGAAGAAAAGG GCATCGCCCTGATGGCTGGAGAGTACGATGACAAAATAATT AAAAAGAGCGAGGCATTGAATCTAGTAAAACAGATGTCAATGTTCTATGGGAAATCAGCGGGTGAGAGGTACCTGCTATTGAGGACATTTCATGCCAACCCAGGGGCTTTTGACCATATGCAGCTTATAGAAGAATACAAAAGAAATAAGGATTATCTTGAAAACAATCTttactga
- the LOC128214403 gene encoding ATP synthase mitochondrial F1 complex assembly factor 1-like isoform X1 — translation MCANVANHYHFYRPMSEKYDTSMLPQVEALRVCLSCWRRVPSVLSRHIHHQRFPNSSPLTCSGQCGYRWASLLQNSERHMSSSQGEKPDISSNPFFDKYKKKLKTLQKEEPEVFESRLDDLRKGPALDMAPPPEEVQTKTRDTTQAGTPEFTGPRSWPPKSLDEIMKVDMIKDLPVETIKTIWQEHHLKKDCIFSVVPKEEYDEIITKSKLNPAFLFPLPRGDGYEFFLCQFNGKNVFFTSLAMFQLIKENAPACLSVAHFPELKEEKGIALMAGEYDDKIIKKSEALNLVKQMSMFYGKSAGERYLLLRTFHANPGAFDHMQLIEEYKRNKDYLENNLY, via the exons ATGTGTGCGAACGTTGCGAACCATTACCAT TTTTACCGGCCTATGTCTGAAAAATACGACACCTCCATGTTGCCACAAGTTGAGGCTTTGAGAGTGTGCCTGTCATGTTGGCGCCGAGTGCCATCAGTCCTGAGTCGCCACATACACCATCAGCGGTTTCCAAATAGCTCACCTCTCACATGTAGCGGACAGTGTGGTTACAGATGGGCAAG TCTTCTACAAAATAGTGAAAGACATATGTCTTCAAGTCAAGGAGAAAAACCAGACATCTCATCAAATCCTttctttgataaatataaaaagaaactgAAGACCTTGCAAAA GGAGGAACCAGAGGTGTTTGAGTCCAGACTAGATGACCTGAGAAAAGGCCCAGCTCTAGATATGGCCCCACCCCCTGAGGAAGTACAAACTAAAACAAGGGACACAACCCAAGCAGGGACTCCTGAGTTTACTGGACCCCGGTCTTGGCCTCCAAAG AGCTTGGATGAAATCATGAAAGTCGATATGATTAAAGATTTACCAGTAGAAACAATTAAAACT ATTTGGCAGGAGCATCACCTGAAAAAAGACTGCATATTCTCAGTAGTGCCA aaaGAAGAATATGATGAGATAATCACAAAATCTAAGCTCAATCCAGCA tttttatttccaCTGCCGAGAGGAGACGGTTATGAATTCTTCCTGTGTCAGTTTaatggaaaaaatgttttcttcacATCATTGGCTATGTTTCAG TTGATAAAGGAGAATGCCCCGGCCTGCCTGTCAGTTGCCCATTTCCCTGAACTGAAAGAAGAAAAGG GCATCGCCCTGATGGCTGGAGAGTACGATGACAAAATAATT AAAAAGAGCGAGGCATTGAATCTAGTAAAACAGATGTCAATGTTCTATGGGAAATCAGCGGGTGAGAGGTACCTGCTATTGAGGACATTTCATGCCAACCCAGGGGCTTTTGACCATATGCAGCTTATAGAAGAATACAAAAGAAATAAGGATTATCTTGAAAACAATCTttactga
- the LOC128214401 gene encoding uncharacterized protein LOC128214401 isoform X3, which produces MVLFYVFVRRNSCLETVNINFKMVNKVSDTAMKKETLRGGCFEETDNCHLCSTLFTFGLELTKLVHRSTADPKGR; this is translated from the exons ATGgtactgttttatgttttcGTTCGGCGTAACTCTTGTTTAG AGACTGTGAACATCAACTTTAAAATGGTGAACAAGGTCAGTGACACCGCGATGAAAAAGGAGACACTGCGTGGAGGATGCTTTGAAGAAACAG acaACTGCCACCTCTGTTCAACTCTATTCACCTTTGGTTTAGAGCTTACAAAACTTGTACATCGAAGCACTGCTGACCCTAAAGGAAGATGA